The DNA sequence TCTCCCTGATTCTGGCAGCCGCGCTGACGGTCTGCGCCATGTATTTTAAGACGGTGTCGAATGGTCTGATCCATCTGTTTTCCGTCATCTATTCCATACCAAGCCTGGCCATGTTCGCCATGCTGATTCCCGTCACAGGGCTGGGAACGAAAACGGCA is a window from the Anaerotignum faecicola genome containing:
- a CDS encoding ABC transporter permease, translated to MIEYALKYPEKLYGALGQHLMLVAVTLVLSLILAAALTVCAMYFKTVSNGLIHLFSVIYSIPSLAMFAMLIPVTGLGTKTA